The Salmo trutta chromosome 27, fSalTru1.1, whole genome shotgun sequence genome includes the window TACTACTAGAATCTTCCTCAGGCAGCGTTAAGCTACTACTAGAGTCTTCCCAAAGCAGCGTTAAGCTACTACTAGAGTCTTCCTCAGGCAGCGTTAAGATACTACTAGAGTCTTCCTCAGGCAGCGTTAAGCTACTACTAGATTCTTCCTCAGGCAGCATTAAGCTACTACTAGAATCTTCCTAAGGCAGCGTTAAGCTACAACTAGAGTCTTCCTCAGGCAGCGTTAAGCTACTACTAGAGTCTTCCTCAGGCAGCGTTAAGCTACTACTAGAGTCTTCCTCAGGCAGCGTTAAGCTACTACTAGAGTCTTCCTCAGGCAGCGTTAAGCTACTACTAGAGTCTTCCTCAGGCAGCGTTAAGCTACTACTAGAGTCTTCCTCAGGCAGCATTAAGCTACTACTAGAATCTTCCTCAGGCAGCGTTAAGCTACTACTAGAGTCTTCCTCAGGCAGCGTTAAGCTACTACTAGAGTCTTCCTCAGGCAGCGTTAAGCTACTACTAGAGTCTTCCTCAGGCAGCATTAAGCTACTACTAGAATCTTCCTCAGGCAGCGGTAAGCTACTACTAGAGTCTTCCTCAGGCAGCGTTAAGCTACTACTAGAGTCTTCCTCAGGCAGCGTTAAGCTACTACTAGAGTCTTCCTCAGGCAGCGTTAAGATACTACTAGAATCTTCCTCAGGCAGCGTTAAGATACTACTAGAGTCTTCCTCAGGCAGCGTTAAGCTACTACTAGAATCTTCCTAAGGCAGCGTTAAGCTACAACTAGAATCTTCCTCAGGCAGCGTTAAGATACTACTAGAATCTTCCTCAGGCAGCGTTAAGAAACTACTAGAATCTTCCTCAGGCAGCGTTAAGCTACTACTAGAATCTTCCTCAGGCAGCGTTAAGCTACTACTAGAATCTTCCTCAGGCAGCGTTAAGCTACTACTAGAGTCTTCCTAAGGCAGTGTTAAGCTACTACTAGAATCTTCCTAAGGCAGCGTTAAGCTACTACTAGAGTCTTCCTCAGGCAGCGTTAAGCTACTACTAGAGTCTTCCTCAGGCAGCGTTAAGCTACTACTCGAGTCTTCCTCAGGCAGCATTAAGCTACTACTAGAATCTTCCTCAGGCAGCGTTAAGATACTACTAGAGTCTTCCTCAGGCAGCGTTAAGCTACTACTAGAGTCTTCCTAAGGCAGCATTAAGCTACTACTAGAGTCTTCCTCAGGCAGCGTTAAGCTACTACTCGAGTCTTCCTCAGGCAGCATTAAGCTACTACTAGAATCTTCCTCAGGCAGCGTTAAGCTACTACTAGAGTCTTCCCAAAGCAGCGTTAAGCTACTACTAGAGTCTTCCTCAGGCAGCGTTAAGATACTACTACAGTCTTCCTCAGGCAGCGTTAAGCTACTACTAGAGTCTTCCTCAGGCAGCATTAAGCTACTACTAGAATCTTCCTAAGGCAGCGTTAAGCTACAACTAGAGTCTTCCTCAGGCAGCGTTAAGCTACTACTAGAGTCTTCCTCAGGCAGCGTTAAGCTACTACTAGAGTCTTCCTCAGGCAGCGTTAAGCTACTACTAGAGTCTTCCTCAGGCAGCGTTAAGCTACTACTAGAGTCTTCCTCAGGCAGCGTTAAGCTACTACTAGAGTCTTCCTCAGGCAGCGTTAAGCTACTACTAGAGTCTTCCTCAGGCAGCATTAAGCTACTACTAGAATCTTCCTCAGGCAGCGTTAAGCTACTACTAGAGTCTTCCTCAGGCAGCGTTAAGCTACTACTAGAGTCTTCCTCAGGCAGCGTTAAGCTACTACTAGAGTCTTCCTCAGGCAGCATTAAGCTACTACTAGAATCTTCCTCAGGCAGCGGTAAGCTACTACTAGAGTCTTCCTCAGACAGCGTTAAGCTACTACTAGAGTCTTCCTCAGGCAGCGTTAAGCTACTACTAGAGTCTTCCTCAGGCAGCGTTAAGATACTACTAGAGTCTTCCTCAGGCAGCGTTAAGATACTACTAGAGTCTTCCTCAGGCAGCGTTAAGCTACTACTAGAATCTTCCTAAGGCAGCGTTAAGCTACAACTAGAATCTTCCTCAGGCAGCGTTAAGATACTACTAGAATCTTCCTCAGGCAGCGTTAAGATACTACTAGAATCTTCCTCAGGCAGCGTTAAGCTACTACTAGAATCTTCCTCAGGCAGCGTTAAGCTACTACTAGAATCTTCCTCAGGCAGCGTTAAGCTACTACTAGAGTCTTCCTAAGGCAGCGTTAAGCTACTACTAGAATCTTCCTAAGGCAGCGTTAAGCTACTACTAGAGTCTTCCTCAGGCAGCGTTAAGCTACTACTAGAATCTTCCTAAGGCAGCGTTAAGCTACAACTAGAGTCTTCCTAAGGCAGCGTTAAGCTACTACTAGAATCTTCCTCAGGCAGCGTTAAGCTACTCCTATATGTATTCCTGTGTAAATATTTTGTTGACATAGAAGTGGGGGCTTTCTCCTTGAAGACACCTATTAGGGAAATACaaagagcacattttccataacctgaaGGTAGGTCAATTTATTTGGTTGTTCCAAAATTCTTACAATTTCAAATCAATGTGGTTACTATTCTAAAACAAACAATTCAAACAATAAGTAATCAATCCAACTTAATCTAATGAAATCAAAAGAAAAACCaacaagaaaaaaatataaaaacgaatGAATGCATTCAATTAAGAAACAGGTAGCAATAATCAGTCTATCaattagttagtcagtcagtcatggTTGTTCTGGTGGAGTGGTTGAGTGTCTTTGTGTTGGGGGATGGGAAGCGGGGTGGTCTGGGCTGGCAGTTTCTGGATGGAGGGGGTAGTTGTGGTTGGTCAGTGCCGTGTCTAGGGTTGGGGCTGGTGTTTGGGCTGGGACCAGGAAAACCTGGGTTTGTGTTGGGGCCAGGTTGGAAATCATACTGGTACTAGGACTGGAAACCAGGGGTTGGTGCTGGGTCTGTTGCTGGAGACCTGGGAAGAACATGAACCGGGAACTGGGGATGATGCTGGGTCGGGATCTgtagaggggaggaaggacaacCTGAGAAGCAAGTAGAGACACCAGGGAGCCATAGACCCAGAGGTCAATGGTGGTACTTCCCTGTGGCCTGCTTACTCCAGGTGAAGGTCTGGTGTTTGGTCCCTCCTCCGCGCCACATCCGGTGTGATGATGAATGGTTCCTGGTCCTGGTTCTGTGAGAGGCTTAGTGTagatggaggaagagatggagagggaatgGGGTGGTGGAGGGTATGTCCATCGGCCTGTGCTGGTGTTGGAGGAGGATCGATGTGGTGGCAAGGCTGGAGGCTGGAAGACAGAGGGAGCAAACAGGGCCCAGACCCTCCTGGACACGGAGCACTCACAAACAGTTGGTGGGTGTGTTCAGTGCGAGTGCCACCGTGGGGGAAGTTTTCTGTAGGTACCTTGTGTCGTTTATAGATGGATTCCCTGGTGGAGAGGCAAACATGAACAGCCAGCCATCTGAGGAAAGTCCTGTTCGGATCAGAGTATGTTGTCATGGTCATGATGATTGTTTATTGGGGGGGAGTCCTGGTTTGATCATTTCGTTGCAGGGGTGGATGAGGGAGGTGGATGAGCGCATCTAGTGGGTCGTTTGTGTTGTTGGGTGGTTCTTGGCTGTTCAAAGGTCTTGACGTGCCTCACCACTGACTGCCTGGTGCCCCCCTGTACTGACTTGATGGTGGACTGGAGGTGCGAAGGGTCTGGACTGaggctgtaggtaggtaggtaggtaggtaggtaggtaggtaggtaggtaggtaggtaggtaggtaggtaggacggacggacggacggacggactggggtctgaacgtattgttcagagcttctgctctttactataacctgtagggaacacaatatattatctatactcacttatgggtggcacaaattgggatatgggaATGGGTAGTATTTACTAAAgtgttttttaatgtattatcttTGGCAGAAATGGtggctttctccttgaggaaaacTACTGGGCAAATACTAAGAGCAAATGTTCATTATTCTGTAGAACTGGCATATGAACAGATAGTTCAGTgcctctgctcttttctataacctgtagggaacacaatgtATGGTtcatacttggcatgtaggtttctcactcatGATTGGCATAAATTGGGATATGGTGGATGGTAATGgatggagtatatgcaaattaaataatGTAGTAATACtatagttttaaaaaaaatagtgtTTTTGCATATAATAATGTAGTGTTTAATATATTACTCACCAGTCTACTACACAATTCTATAGTAAGCACTATATTATCAAAGAATACTACAGTGcggagtatagtattctacattatactacaaaattatatagtaagtactacacatgaccGAGGGATACTACAGagtgtagtatagtattttacagtatacaaatcaaactttattggtTGTATaaacatattcagcagatgttattgcgggtgtagcgaaatgcttgtcagGAGCCATAAACAGGGTGACCATGTCTATTGGTGCCATACTACAGTTTCCTTCAGAATACTAtacaattctatagtaagtaccaTGGTATTCTATAGCAAACTGTAGTATTTTGTTATGTGGGGTCAACCTCTCTTTTCACACGTGCAACATGTCTCTCAATATATTCAGTGGAATGGACAGATTgcatggtcccagatctgtttgtgctcttgtctACTCTattgtcattgtcaagccaaacagtATTATTTGTATGTGCTGTGAATGGCAATTCAGCTTTTTGCTGCCAAGTACAGCCtacatgtagtaataataataatactaataaacTACCACTAActaaaaatgtaatcaatttctAATTAGGAGTTAGCAAGAGAGCAGTAAGAGACTTGCAAGCAGGCCACTGGACTGATGCATCACAAACACATACCATGAGTCATGGTGCTTCCCTGCTAATAACAAAAGGACTCAAACATCACACAAGACAACAGAAACTTGGTAAGGGTGTGAGCAGAGACTGATGCCATGCCATCCAGCAAGGTGTTTCACTCAGAACTATTTCCTGTGAGAAAATTGTGCTATTTATAACTTtagtgtactgtagtagtactgCATTAAAGAGGAAGAGGTTCATTTATTTGAATGTTAGAAATAATCTAATCATCAAGAGGTGTGCAGAGAGGAAATATTTTGTTTACTATTTGTCCTTCCACATATGTCAGCTAATACATGTGGTACTAATACTTGACCTACTTTATGCATGTGTTTGTGATATCACTTGCCATTTAAATGGGTATCATTTTCCTTGGAGGGATGTTGTTGTAGGCTGCAAGGTTACTGACCTATGAAGAAACCAAAATGTGTGCTATCAGTAACAATTGAATTTAGCGGATACGTGCTTAACAAAGATTATCCATTGATGTTATATGACAAGTCAGGCTGCAAAATTGAATAGAGTCTGGACAACCGCTTTTTTTTATGAACAAATGGTTGAATTCTAGTCAAATATCCAGTGTAGCCAAAGACCGTGGACTAGTTTTATGTAACTCTCTATGTCCCCATTGATTTGTCAATCACTTTGTTTGACATGTTAATGAGACAACCAGAGAGGAGGGCATAATATAGTATGTTGGCCTCATAAAAGTTAACAGAAATGTCTATAACATAACTGAGGTAGGGAGGTCAGGTCATGGTGTAACTGTTTAGTCAGCATTTGTAGTGCCCAACAAGTGAAGCCACATGGCAAGTGGCAACTGTGCTTGAGTGGCATGCCTACAATGGGCGAATTTCACAACTCACACAGGTAGATATGTAATACTATCACTCCTACAGAGCAGAACTCTCACTCTACAACAAACAAGGGTAGAGTTGACTGAAGCCATGCTTGTGTTGCATTCTAGGACACAAATATCCTTCTGAGAAAAACAGCccatgtgatttaaaaaaaaaagtgtatttcttAATCTTTTCATTCGGTCAACAACACCCATGGCAAATTCTATACATGTATTAATTCTCCAGTCATCATAAAAAAGGCTATGGAGGGAAGACACTGTCAGAGGTGGAAAGTAACGAATTACAACTTTTACTTGAGTAGTTTTTTTCACCAGTAGTATTACTTCTAGTGAGATTTCATTAAAGTAACAGTACTTCTACTTGTGTAGGATATTTCAGTACTCTTTCCACCCCTGGACACTGTGTTtgcttataatttactgtatgtgTAGTGCTTGACTTGAACAGGAACACACCAGTTTGTTTTCTACTGCTAGAGTTCCGGtccctcttatagaatattggctATTTTCTGGCACCTAAATATGTACAGTACTGTGTGGTACCCAGAAGAGTAccagcacctatttcagtccacttCAAGCACTTTGTATGTGTACAAAGCAGTGATATTTTGTGGTGACAGATACCTGCATAGGACTGTGTTTCACCAAGGAGGTAGACAGAAGAAGCAAACACTGTCCAAACCAATGCGACATGATCAAATGCAAATTCCTGTTGATATAGCTCTGGTTTCTTCACCTAGTCATCCCAGCTTGTGCCATGTGTTTCTATACTGAGCTCAGttaacaacaaacaacaaatacaTTGCTACATGTGTTAAATGCATACCTTTCAATAGTTGTGACATGAAAACCCTTGTACCATCCCGTATCAATGCACAAAACAGACCTTACTTTTTTATCCTTAACTGAAAACAAAGCTTCAGCTAACTGACACAATGTTGCGATTGTGACCTTAACATTGTTTCTTGATACCAGTGATTCTAATGTTAAATTGCAGTAAAGTCACAGACCGTAAATCTGAGCCAGAGATTACTTTCTATCCATGACATGAGGTATTTGTAATTatggtgaactatccctttaaaaagATTACAGAGACCCAATTGTCTGTCTAAAACGACCCACTTCCTGTCTATTATTAAAAATGTGATCCTCGGGGTATTTACTTTAATCTTAGCATTGTCTTGTGCTGGATCTGTTTTTCTACTTTATTGTTGGACAAAGTTAGATCGACCTCTCATCAGATTATATTTTGTACTACCATTTGACATTTTAAGATTGTTAATCATCATACTAGCAAACTAAAATCCCTGAAATCAAGTCAAGACTAGGAGAGGTGGGTGAAGGTAAGTAGCGTGTGTTCTCACACAGCAGAGAATAAGAGTCACACATGATgggctcccgggtggcgcagcggtctaaggcacagcatctcagtgcaagagtcgtcactacagactctggtttgattccaggctgtatcacaaccggccgtgattgggagtcccatagggcggcgcacaattggcccagcatcgtccgggttagggtttggccggggtaggccgtcattgtaaataagaatttgttcttaactgacatgcctagttaaatttaaaaaacacacacaaaaaacactaGGTTACTGGGCATGTGAGGTTAGTGAACCACATagcaggagagatggagggtaccTAAGCACAGAGGGAAAGACACTTGGAGCGATCACTTTCCCACTTGTCCCAGGTTCACCCAAAGCTCAAACCCTTACACCCTCACTGAGGTCGCTGGCTGGAGTTACAAACATGACCAAGCTCAAGACACAGTCAGCTCAGGTTTCTCTCATGGCAGCACTGGTCAGCTGTCAGAAGTTTTTACTatgcctgctgtgtgtgtgtttgtaactaATCTGTAATCCACCAGAAGGTAGTTGAAAACAAGCTGCACCCAGAAGAGTCAATTACATGGATACACACAGACCAGTCATCGGTAAATATATCTAACTCACTTCTGAAGGAGGGAGACATGCTGCGCATCTGGTCAGTATGTTAGTAAGAATATCTTACAATAAAACTATGCGAATTCTAAATTGTAGTTCAATGATTTTGCGCTATGTCATCTGTCTATGAGAATTACTATTGTGAAATGACATTCTAATTGCTGATATCTATTGCATACATTCTGGCCAAAATACACATGGCTAGCCTAGCTTTCCCCACGTGTCCAATTTGTTATTTCAATTAGTATAATGTCTTTACATCTCTTTCATCAATTTAAATGTCTCTCTGAGCTGGAGACAAAAATAGGAAATTTTAACGTGTGCTGTTCTTGGATCGTTTACTATTTATGCCTTTACACCCACGGAATGGCGATCATCATTAATATCCTCCTCAATAATGGATTTCAGTTTCTATTCATATTCACTTACTCCAGAGAATTGTCAAGCCATCTAGCACAGTAATTGTGGCTGCTGGCCATCATTTAAAAGGTGTCCTAAAATAACCTAATCATCAACAGACAGCAGATTATTTGACtgtgtgagtatgtatgtatgtatgtatgtatgtatgtatgtatgtatgtatgtatgtatgtatgtatgtatgtatgtatgtatgtatgtatgtatgtatgtatgtatgtatgtatgtagaggTGATATCCATATTTTGGACTgttggatttttattttattttatttaacctttatttaactaggcaagtcagctaagtacaaatctgtctgtctgtctgtctgtctgtctgtctgtctgtctgtctgtctgtctgtctgtctgtctgtctgtctgtctgtctgtctgtctgtctgtctgtctgtctgtctgtctgtctgtctgtctgtctgtctgtctgacgagCTGATGACCAGTAAATTAGCTACAAAGATCGAAATGATCAGCTGCGCCCTCTGCTGGTGTAGCCAAATCAGTAAAGATGACGGTTACAcgtcatggcgacgttggctgGCTAAACTCATAAGTAGAAAACGTCATCGGTCTGACGTCGTGTCGCGccaaactgcgcatgtgcaggccatCAACTCAAaggcactctttctctctctatatatatatatatatatatatcactttcacgaggttggagtactaacatgttcaactacttaagacattggctcaaaTCTAGGTTTTGTCTTTCAAAtttgagaaaattaacaactaagaACTAATTTTTCACTTGTCTCATTGACTTCACAAACTCCAAACCctggtctgtttcgcaagcgttcccggaagtcttgcgatgttgtgcctctgggtttagaaactctgacCACAGATGTGATCTCATTAaagttttaaaattcaatatgaaAATGGCTTCCATAACAACCACAGAGCTTTTTGATGCACAACTCCTGGTAATAACGTTATATTGTCCTCTACATGTATTTAAATTGTTGTAAGTTGCCAGCAAACGATACTCAACACAATATTATTTTAATGTTGAGTAAAATCTTATAAGCTTCTTCGCTAAGAACAAAGGAAACCAAAATAGCTAACCAGCCAGCCAGGTTGCCAACAACAAACACAGGGATTATATTTGTGTGCATGCTATGCTAGCTAACCTTGCTTTCTAACGTGCTTCACTTTAAACATAACATACACGTTTTGGTCTTCTGTTTGCGTTGCTGTCTGACAACTCTTTTGGGGTATTTCTGCAAATATCTATTGACTAGAGACAGTAAATAATGACCACCGTAGGAGTTgtcagacagcacaaacagatctgagccCAGGCTAGAATATTAGGTATTGCATTTTCTAATGACAGCAAAACGTATTGGCTGACTGTTTGTTAGACCTGGTTCATACTAGCTTTTGTTTTCTCATAAGGAAGGTGACTTCATCACAGCTACTCACCACAATGCACAACGTTTGGAAGATAAAGTTTCCCAACAAAAGACAGAGTTTCTCAGAAATGCAGAGAAACTTAGGAAACAGTAAGTTCCTCGTATGAATATGCAGGGAATTTAAATTACACATGCACATCTATTGTATTGAGACTCATTTTCTATTGTTCTTAAAACAGGAATGAGAAACTTGAGAAAGAGAAGATGTTGAATACACGAAACAGGAAGAATGGTCTTTCAGATGGATTTAGAGTATTGGAAGAGTTTGATAAAGGACTTCAGGATGATCGAAATACTGAGCGtgtgtatttttgttgttttagTACTCTGACTAAAACTAAATTTGAACATCTTTAATAATCATGTTGTTCATGTTCTTTGTCCCTCAGATATGAATGTGCAAAAGCATCTGGTGAAAATCCATAATGGTGTAAATAAATTTCAGATGCTGCTGACTGACGTGAAGCCTACCCCTGAGTGTAAGTCATATGCTGGTTGATGGTTATACATGTGCACGGAAACAGTACAGATTGGGGAGTCATGACATTCATGTTTTTATGAGGTCAGTTCAATTTGATACCCAATTCACCTCCCTTTATACAGGCTGTTATACTTTAACTACTAGAAATGCTGTTGTTTGTTTTTTAGTAATTGAGAAACTGAAAGAAATAATGACAGAAGTTGAAAATTCAATCAACACTTTCAAGGAGGATCAACGTCAAAGGTATGAGACGTTCAATATTTTAACAGCTGTCAGCTGTCATGTAATGCATGTTTCAAAATGACTTGATTATAGTTTAGACTGAGATGAACTGCCTCTTTCTTTTTAGTTTTGAGGATCTATTGAAAGAGGAAAGAACATGCAGCCAGGAGATAAGTGCTTTTGAAAAGAAGATTGAGACTTGGTCTTTGGCTGTAAAAGCAGACCCAAAGTTGCCCCATGCTCCGTCAGGCAAGGTGTGCCTGGCCAAAGCCCTAGAGGAGGACCTCCCACCAGAGGTGACCGCACTAGAGAGGTTCCTACAACAAACTGGAGGGAAGCAGGGGGGCTGGGACCAGTATGACCATCAGAGCTTTCTGAAAGTGTGGACCAAGCACAATGGCAAACCAGCCTATAGGAAAGAGGCTTTGCTCTACCTGCCAGGCAAAACTCTGGAAGACGTTGAACAGCACGAAGATTGGTATCTTGAGCTCCTGTACCTCcaggagaagaagaaagaggtAGACTGGGCATCACTTTGTAGGCAATGTAATGAGTTTCCAGTCACTTTCAACTGTGGATGGGTAGAACAGTACCGCCATTTATGAGCTCTGAAATGTCAGTCAGCTATTTGTTTTGAGCTGTTAAATCGCATGAATATACTTGTAATATTCGTTTTGTCTTATAATTTTGCGGATTTTCACTATCCATGCACCAGGCCATTCACCGGTGGAAGGctgagagacagcaggagagggcGACAAGGCTGCAGCACCAAGATGAGCTGGAGAGCGCTgccaggagggagagggaggcgcAGGCTGAGACCCAGCAGCAtagggctgaggaggagaggagggaggcggTGGCTCGCCTGGAGGGGTGGAAAAGGCAGCGCAGGCTGCGcctggagcaggaggaggagcagaggctCACTGAGGAGATCCTGCAGCGGAGAAAAGCCAAGGAGGAGCGCAGGAGACAGCTGGAGGTGAAGCTGGCTCTGGAGGCCCACATTCGgcagaagaagaaggaggaaaaACTTCTGACCATGCAGAAGGAGGAACAGGAACAGGCTGAcatggaggagaagaagagactgGCAGGCTACGGCATCAAACGCTTTCAGGAAAGGGTATGTGAAGGATCAGTATTTCCAATGGTACTACTCAAGGtattttgtatatacagtgcattcgggaagtattcagaccccttcactttttccacattttgttatagccttacgctaaaatggattaaataaaacattttcctcatcaatctacacacagtaccccataatgacaaggcaaaaaccggtttttagaaatgtttgcaaatgtattaaaaataaaaaacagatgcctaatttatataagtattcagaccctttgctatgagactcaaaattgagctcagggtcatcctgtttccattgatcctccttgagctgtttctacaacttgattggagtccacctgtggtaaattcaattgattggacatgatttcaaatcaaatcaaactctacctacatgtatatattacacCAATtgcctcgactaaccggtgcccacgcacaatgactctgttccggtaccccctgtatatagccacacttgttattttactgctgcagttttaattatttgttacttttattttctatttttttacttaacacttattttaatacatttttcttaatttcttaaagcattgttggttaagggcttgtaagtaagcatttcactgtaagttctacacctgttgtatttggcgcatgtgacaaatacaattttatttgatttaaattCAATtgacaggcacacacctgtctatataaggtcccacagttgacagtgcatgtcagagataaaaaccaagccacgaggtcgaagaaattgtccgtagagctccgagacaggattgtgtcgaggtacagatctggggaagggtaccaaaacatttctgtagctttgaaggtccccaagaacacagtggcctccattgttCTTAAatggagtttggaaccaccaagactcttcctagagctggccgcccagccaaactgagcaatttggggagaaggtccttgatcagggaggtgaccaggaacctgatggtcactctgacagagcttcagagttcctctatggagatgggagaaacttccagaaggtcaaccatctttgcagcactccaccaattaggcctttatggttgagtgacagacggaagccactcctcagtaaaacaagattctctggtctgatgaaaccaagattgaactctttggcctgaatgccaaccgtcaGGAGGAAAcatagcaccatccctacggtgaagcttggtggtggcagcatcatgctgtggggatgtttttcagcggcagggactgggagactagtcaggatcgagggaaagatgaacagagcaaagtatagagagatcctcaATGAAAACTTGCTGAGGACCTCATACTG containing:
- the ccdc112 gene encoding coiled-coil domain-containing protein 112 isoform X2; amino-acid sequence: MVFQMDLEYWKSLIKDFRMIEILSMLLTDVKPTPELIEKLKEIMTEVENSINTFKEDQRQSFEDLLKEERTCSQEISAFEKKIETWSLAVKADPKLPHAPSGKVCLAKALEEDLPPEVTALERFLQQTGGKQGGWDQYDHQSFLKVWTKHNGKPAYRKEALLYLPGKTLEDVEQHEDWYLELLYLQEKKKEAIHRWKAERQQERATRLQHQDELESAARREREAQAETQQHRAEEERREAVARLEGWKRQRRLRLEQEEEQRLTEEILQRRKAKEERRRQLEVKLALEAHIRQKKKEEKLLTMQKEEQEQADMEEKKRLAGYGIKRFQERDFQKLETKVQERQEKEKQELDRQKRLAKLKEKAEAHISRDPSRLCKLTKGWEERTKEIGPTGGGPVLQMFHRAVPSWRQDL
- the ccdc112 gene encoding coiled-coil domain-containing protein 112 isoform X1; translated protein: MKMASITTTELFDAQLLEGDFITATHHNAQRLEDKVSQQKTEFLRNAEKLRKQNEKLEKEKMLNTRNRKNGLSDGFRVLEEFDKGLQDDRNTEHMNVQKHLVKIHNGVNKFQMLLTDVKPTPELIEKLKEIMTEVENSINTFKEDQRQSFEDLLKEERTCSQEISAFEKKIETWSLAVKADPKLPHAPSGKVCLAKALEEDLPPEVTALERFLQQTGGKQGGWDQYDHQSFLKVWTKHNGKPAYRKEALLYLPGKTLEDVEQHEDWYLELLYLQEKKKEAIHRWKAERQQERATRLQHQDELESAARREREAQAETQQHRAEEERREAVARLEGWKRQRRLRLEQEEEQRLTEEILQRRKAKEERRRQLEVKLALEAHIRQKKKEEKLLTMQKEEQEQADMEEKKRLAGYGIKRFQERDFQKLETKVQERQEKEKQELDRQKRLAKLKEKAEAHISRDPSRLCKLTKGWEERTKEIGPTGGGPVLQMFHRAVPSWRQDL